The Herminiimonas arsenitoxidans genome window below encodes:
- a CDS encoding HAL/PAL/TAL family ammonia-lyase — MTTITIDGFTLTAEQVIQVARAQNGSYAQVALAATSRAALKESRDYIESTWMHDEAPMMYSFNTGVGLLKDTRIKVEHIELFQTQLIKAHCAGIGEPFSEEVSRATMLLRANAFASNYSAPRVEVVDRLLAFINAGIHPIMPQKGSVGASGDLAPLSYLAAAIAGFDEAEVMYQGQRMSAPQAITKSGVGPVKFDLKAKDASALINGCTASLAVAVLVARDARNLLSDACLSLGLTLEAMRAEMAAFDHRIQQARPHAGQIKTAAIIRKLLTGSTRTTHEARAVQFPEESRRTDIPYSARIQDVYSLRCSPQVYGPVFDALDYIDNIIDKEINSATDNPLIFGKEGGGFEIISGGNFHGQYLAQAMDLLAMAITDLGSICERRVARLIDPTLSWGLPRNLMSGVRGVNTGYPVVQCSLSSLVMENRTLCMPGSVDSIPAKGNSEDHVSNSTWCARKAATVVTNTQYIIGVEMLLAAQALTMTEDLLPGFVLGQGTQAAYDEIRQQIPACLDGDRWFHNDIQMAHSFVTSGSVREAVVKQIGEFV, encoded by the coding sequence ATGACCACAATCACGATAGACGGCTTCACCCTGACAGCAGAGCAGGTAATTCAAGTTGCGCGCGCACAGAACGGTAGTTACGCCCAGGTTGCGTTGGCTGCTACTTCCCGCGCTGCCCTCAAAGAAAGCCGCGACTACATCGAATCGACCTGGATGCACGACGAAGCACCGATGATGTACAGCTTCAACACCGGTGTAGGTTTGCTGAAAGACACCCGCATCAAGGTTGAACATATCGAATTGTTCCAGACCCAATTGATCAAGGCGCATTGCGCCGGCATCGGTGAACCGTTCTCGGAAGAAGTCAGCCGCGCCACCATGCTCTTGCGTGCCAATGCCTTCGCCAGCAATTACTCGGCACCACGGGTAGAAGTGGTTGATCGCCTGTTGGCCTTCATCAATGCAGGTATCCATCCCATCATGCCGCAAAAGGGTTCAGTTGGCGCTTCCGGCGATTTGGCCCCATTGTCCTATCTGGCCGCAGCCATTGCCGGTTTCGACGAAGCAGAAGTGATGTACCAAGGTCAGCGCATGAGTGCACCACAAGCCATTACCAAATCCGGTGTAGGCCCAGTCAAGTTCGACCTGAAAGCTAAGGATGCATCCGCCCTGATCAACGGTTGTACCGCCTCGCTGGCAGTTGCTGTTCTGGTCGCACGGGACGCCCGTAATTTGCTGAGCGACGCCTGCCTGTCACTCGGTTTGACCTTGGAAGCCATGCGTGCAGAAATGGCCGCCTTCGATCACCGCATCCAGCAAGCCCGTCCACACGCCGGTCAAATCAAGACCGCCGCCATCATCCGCAAATTGCTGACGGGTTCCACCCGCACCACGCATGAAGCACGTGCCGTACAGTTCCCGGAAGAGTCACGCCGTACAGATATTCCCTACAGCGCCCGTATTCAAGACGTCTATTCATTGCGCTGCTCACCACAAGTCTACGGCCCGGTCTTCGATGCACTGGACTACATCGACAACATCATTGACAAGGAAATCAACTCCGCTACCGACAATCCACTGATCTTTGGCAAAGAAGGTGGTGGCTTTGAAATCATTTCCGGCGGTAACTTCCATGGCCAATACCTCGCACAAGCGATGGATTTGCTGGCGATGGCCATTACCGATCTAGGCAGCATCTGCGAACGCCGTGTGGCACGTCTGATCGATCCAACCTTGTCATGGGGCTTGCCACGTAACTTGATGAGTGGTGTCCGCGGCGTCAACACTGGCTATCCGGTGGTGCAATGTTCCTTGAGTTCACTGGTGATGGAAAACCGTACGCTGTGCATGCCGGGCAGCGTGGACAGCATTCCGGCCAAAGGCAATAGCGAGGATCATGTCTCGAACTCGACCTGGTGCGCACGCAAGGCAGCGACGGTCGTCACCAATACGCAATACATCATCGGTGTGGAGATGTTGCTGGCAGCGCAAGCGCTGACGATGACGGAAGATTTATTGCCGGGCTTTGTGCTGGGACAAGGGACGCAGGCAGCGTATGACGAGATCCGCCAGCAGATTCCGGCTTGTCTGGACGGTGATCGCTGGTTCCACAACGATATCCAGATGGCGCATTCCTTTGTAACCAGTGGATCGGTGCGTGAGGCGGTGGTCAAGCAGATTGGTGAATTTGTCTGA
- a CDS encoding urate hydroxylase PuuD, with protein MEALFVSYGVEWLNLLVRWFHLITGIAWIGASFYFVWLDNSIRPPKPGSDLAKKGVSGELWAVHGGGFYNPQKYLVAPQELPEELHWFKWEAYATWLSGFAMLFIVYYFNASAMMIDKSVADLSSWQAIGVGLGTLLVGWVVYDLLCRSPLGKREGLLGIVMFVFIVGATYVLTHLLSGRAAYIHVGAMIGTIMVGNVLMVIIPGQRKLVEAMKAGKSPDPIYGKRGKQRSVHNNYFTLPVLFIMISNHYAMTYTHAYSWLVLAAIMAAGVLIRHFFNLRHAGKVSLAYPIAGVLLLVAVAIAIAPRPIPKPAVAAVTAPAVAATATTAAVASPVAVAATTTSDFEHVQNVIMQRCASCHSAQPTQAGFATAPAGMMLQTPELIRQHATKVYQRVVQTKDMPLGNMTHMTDEERALIGTWFESGAK; from the coding sequence ATGGAAGCATTATTCGTATCGTACGGCGTCGAGTGGCTCAATCTGCTGGTGCGCTGGTTTCACTTGATTACCGGCATCGCCTGGATCGGCGCGTCGTTTTATTTTGTCTGGCTCGATAACTCTATCCGTCCTCCCAAGCCAGGCAGCGACTTGGCCAAGAAGGGTGTCTCTGGCGAATTGTGGGCTGTGCATGGTGGCGGTTTTTATAATCCGCAAAAATATCTGGTTGCACCGCAAGAGTTACCGGAAGAATTGCACTGGTTTAAATGGGAAGCGTATGCAACCTGGCTCAGCGGTTTTGCCATGTTGTTTATCGTCTACTACTTCAATGCATCAGCCATGATGATAGACAAGTCAGTCGCTGATTTGTCTTCCTGGCAGGCTATCGGCGTCGGTCTTGGCACCTTGCTAGTTGGTTGGGTTGTCTATGATTTGCTGTGTCGTTCGCCCTTGGGCAAGCGCGAAGGTTTGCTCGGCATCGTCATGTTCGTGTTTATTGTCGGTGCAACGTATGTGCTGACTCATTTGTTGAGCGGTCGTGCTGCTTACATTCATGTCGGTGCGATGATCGGTACGATCATGGTTGGTAATGTGTTGATGGTGATTATTCCTGGACAGCGCAAACTGGTCGAAGCGATGAAAGCTGGAAAATCGCCAGATCCCATCTATGGCAAACGCGGCAAGCAACGTAGTGTGCACAATAACTATTTCACGCTGCCGGTGTTGTTCATCATGATCAGCAATCATTACGCGATGACATACACGCATGCTTATAGCTGGCTGGTGTTGGCAGCGATCATGGCAGCGGGCGTACTGATTCGTCACTTCTTTAATCTGCGTCATGCCGGCAAAGTATCGTTGGCTTATCCGATTGCAGGTGTGTTGTTATTGGTGGCAGTTGCCATTGCGATTGCACCGCGTCCGATACCGAAACCCGCAGTAGCTGCTGTGACAGCTCCAGCAGTCGCGGCTACAGCAACGACCGCGGCAGTAGCTAGCCCTGTAGCAGTGGCAGCTACGACGACAAGTGATTTTGAGCATGTGCAAAACGTCATTATGCAGCGCTGTGCCAGTTGTCATTCAGCTCAGCCGACGCAAGCAGGATTTGCTACAGCTCCTGCTGGCATGATGTTGCAAACGCCAGAATTGATACGCCAGCATGCGACCAAGGTTTATCAGCGTGTTGTGCAAACCAAGGACATGCCATTAGGGAATATGACGCACATGACAGATGAAGAGCGTGCCTTGATTGGGACATGGTTCGAGTCTGGAGCGAAATAA
- a CDS encoding LysR family transcriptional regulator — translation MEWTIDRMKQFVATAEAGSISAAARRLGKAQSAVSTAIGLLEADLGFELFDRSRRNVQLTPAGEVMLLEARELLRQAEGLDQRALSLAAGQQAKLSLALDEALPYLAVGALVKEISEHFPSLELTLLNGTATEVAEYVEKQRASVAFHFDRGPSSLSFAQKHIGSVPQGIFVGRGHPLTKIKKITQRDLAKHRQLLMHMDDFSDPALSPSVWHSDSFYSIAGMAADRIGWAILPLNIAEYEEYRLQLQELPCEEFTLPVLSVRMLWLQGHRPDATTQWVQKRLAELLHTVL, via the coding sequence ATGGAATGGACTATTGATCGTATGAAGCAATTTGTCGCGACTGCAGAGGCAGGATCTATCTCTGCGGCTGCGCGTCGCTTGGGTAAAGCGCAATCCGCTGTCAGTACAGCGATAGGCTTGCTGGAAGCAGATCTTGGCTTCGAGTTATTTGATCGCTCCCGACGCAATGTGCAACTGACGCCAGCCGGCGAAGTGATGCTGCTGGAAGCGCGGGAGTTATTACGCCAGGCGGAAGGATTGGATCAGCGCGCGTTATCACTCGCGGCAGGACAGCAGGCCAAGCTGTCATTGGCATTGGATGAGGCCTTGCCTTATCTTGCTGTCGGTGCGCTGGTAAAGGAAATATCCGAACATTTCCCCTCACTAGAATTAACCCTGCTTAACGGAACCGCAACCGAGGTTGCCGAGTATGTGGAAAAGCAGCGCGCAAGCGTAGCCTTTCATTTCGACCGCGGGCCAAGTTCGCTCTCATTTGCGCAAAAGCATATTGGCAGCGTGCCGCAAGGAATCTTTGTTGGGCGAGGGCATCCGCTCACAAAAATCAAAAAAATTACACAAAGAGATCTCGCCAAGCATCGCCAATTGTTGATGCACATGGATGACTTTTCCGATCCTGCACTCAGTCCTTCTGTTTGGCACTCAGATAGTTTTTACAGTATTGCCGGCATGGCAGCCGATAGAATCGGCTGGGCCATACTTCCCTTGAATATTGCCGAGTACGAAGAATATCGATTGCAGTTACAAGAGCTTCCTTGTGAGGAATTTACGCTGCCGGTACTGTCGGTCCGCATGCTTTGGTTGCAAGGACATCGACCGGACGCCACAACACAGTGGGTGCAAAAACGTTTGGCAGAATTGCTGCATACTGTGCTTTGA
- a CDS encoding porin produces MYPAKNKFKKLQLVIAISAAVALPAMAQSSVEVTGLVDNYVGSMKYSGDTGRTNSVNSGGLTTSWFGFKGTEDLGGGLKAKFNLTSFFRADTGASGRFNGNETFFSRDANVGLVGNFGAISLGRDLAPNFLPSILFNPFGDSFQLSPLILHMDVPWFNASGWTNTIAGDTGWSNEIIYTTPDIGGLKANFHYQFGEVAGKSGKNNVGANVLYFNGPLALTAFYQKVKVNNPLEQSQNNVQPATNVPLLSGMTAARQTAWFVGGSYDFTVAKLFATYNQTAHDIDFKDKTLQLGTSIPLGQGAILASWANTKRDGLAIGSALKRNTASVGYDYNLSKRTDLYAIYMYDKITEQSVGNSLALGLRHRF; encoded by the coding sequence ATGTACCCAGCTAAAAACAAGTTCAAAAAACTACAACTCGTTATTGCCATCAGCGCAGCGGTCGCGCTGCCGGCAATGGCACAATCATCAGTCGAAGTAACGGGTCTGGTCGATAACTATGTCGGTTCGATGAAATACAGCGGCGACACAGGACGTACCAACAGCGTCAACAGCGGCGGCTTGACCACATCATGGTTCGGCTTCAAAGGCACCGAAGATCTCGGTGGCGGACTCAAAGCCAAATTCAATCTGACTTCCTTCTTCCGTGCTGACACCGGCGCTTCCGGCCGCTTCAACGGCAATGAAACATTCTTCTCCCGCGATGCCAACGTCGGCTTGGTTGGAAACTTTGGTGCGATTTCTCTCGGTCGCGATTTAGCGCCCAACTTCTTGCCATCGATTTTGTTCAATCCGTTCGGCGACTCATTCCAACTGTCGCCACTGATCTTGCACATGGATGTACCTTGGTTCAATGCATCCGGCTGGACCAACACGATAGCCGGCGACACCGGTTGGAGTAATGAAATCATCTATACCACGCCAGATATCGGCGGCCTGAAAGCCAACTTCCATTACCAGTTTGGTGAAGTAGCAGGCAAGTCAGGTAAAAACAACGTCGGTGCCAACGTCTTGTACTTCAATGGTCCACTGGCACTGACTGCGTTCTACCAAAAGGTGAAAGTCAACAATCCTCTGGAGCAATCGCAGAACAATGTTCAACCCGCGACCAATGTTCCACTGCTAAGCGGCATGACAGCAGCACGCCAAACAGCATGGTTTGTCGGTGGTAGCTACGACTTCACTGTGGCCAAGCTGTTTGCCACCTACAACCAAACTGCGCATGACATAGACTTCAAGGACAAGACTCTGCAACTCGGTACCAGCATCCCGCTGGGCCAAGGTGCGATACTCGCTTCATGGGCTAATACCAAGCGTGATGGCCTGGCAATCGGCTCTGCACTCAAACGCAATACCGCATCAGTTGGTTACGACTACAACCTGTCGAAACGCACTGATCTGTATGCGATCTATATGTACGACAAGATTACCGAGCAATCCGTAGGTAACAGTTTGGCCTTGGGTCTGCGCCATCGCTTCTGA
- a CDS encoding MFS transporter: protein MNKHALTHSPAIPSSSRWLVLAIVSIALLLIVVDMTVLYTALPRLTADLSASASAKLWIVNIYALIVSGLLLGMGTLGDRLGHKSLFIAGLVIFCIASLCAAYSPTSGALIASRALLAVGAAMMMPATLSIIRLTFTDENERSVAIGIWAAVAFGGAALGPVVGGLLLEYFWWGSVFLINVPIVLVAIPLAWMYIPKGQANKTRPWDFVGSLQIMAGLVGVTYALKEIGKREPSWAIAVVALLIGIVFLAIFVRRQQRSLHPLIDFSLFRNTMFSSSVAAAIVSAAALLGMELVFTQRLQLVLDMSPLEAGIFILPLSLAAFAAGPLTGRILPRLGSAFVLSLSLLISGLGMGAYLFLHDAATAIQIACLIVLGAGIGAAMTAASSTIMQSAPTDRAGMAASIEEVSYELGSVVGVTLMGSILSLVYASRLVLPDSMALPDITWDSLDEALIVSKDLTPDMAQMVNAAARTSFDGAFVAVMATATLLLLVTAGIVWWTNRKAASNRL from the coding sequence ATGAATAAGCACGCACTGACACACTCTCCTGCCATCCCTTCCTCCAGTCGGTGGCTGGTATTGGCCATCGTTTCCATCGCGCTACTGCTGATCGTCGTCGATATGACGGTGCTGTATACGGCACTGCCACGTCTGACAGCCGATCTGTCTGCATCGGCTTCTGCCAAGCTGTGGATCGTCAACATTTATGCCTTGATCGTTTCCGGACTGTTATTGGGAATGGGGACGCTGGGCGACAGGCTGGGACACAAGTCTCTGTTTATTGCTGGCCTTGTGATCTTCTGTATCGCCTCTTTGTGCGCGGCCTATTCACCAACATCCGGCGCATTGATTGCATCGCGTGCACTACTGGCTGTTGGTGCAGCAATGATGATGCCGGCAACGCTATCCATCATTCGCTTAACCTTTACCGATGAAAACGAACGCTCTGTCGCGATTGGTATCTGGGCAGCAGTCGCATTTGGCGGTGCCGCGCTGGGACCTGTCGTCGGTGGACTGTTGCTTGAATACTTCTGGTGGGGTTCTGTATTCCTCATCAACGTGCCTATCGTACTGGTGGCAATACCGTTGGCATGGATGTATATACCGAAAGGACAAGCGAACAAGACACGTCCTTGGGATTTTGTAGGCTCCTTGCAGATCATGGCTGGCCTGGTCGGCGTAACGTATGCCCTCAAGGAAATCGGCAAGCGTGAACCTTCCTGGGCAATCGCTGTTGTTGCGCTGTTGATCGGTATCGTATTTCTCGCCATTTTCGTGAGACGCCAGCAGCGTAGTTTGCATCCGCTCATCGACTTTTCTCTTTTCAGAAATACGATGTTTTCATCCTCCGTAGCCGCAGCAATCGTCTCTGCTGCTGCACTCTTGGGGATGGAGCTGGTATTTACTCAGCGTTTGCAATTAGTGCTCGACATGTCACCGCTGGAAGCGGGTATTTTCATACTCCCGCTCTCGCTTGCAGCCTTCGCGGCCGGCCCACTGACGGGGCGTATATTGCCGCGTCTGGGTAGTGCTTTTGTCTTGTCGCTTTCACTGCTGATATCTGGACTGGGCATGGGTGCATATTTGTTTCTGCATGATGCAGCAACTGCCATACAGATCGCATGCTTGATCGTGCTCGGCGCTGGTATCGGTGCGGCCATGACGGCGGCATCCAGCACGATTATGCAAAGCGCGCCTACTGACCGTGCCGGTATGGCCGCGTCTATCGAGGAAGTTTCTTACGAATTGGGTAGTGTCGTCGGTGTCACGCTCATGGGCAGCATCTTGTCCCTGGTGTATGCAAGCCGACTGGTATTACCCGACAGCATGGCCTTGCCAGACATCACCTGGGACAGTCTGGATGAAGCGCTCATCGTGAGTAAAGACCTGACGCCGGATATGGCGCAGATGGTCAATGCTGCTGCTCGCACTTCATTCGATGGTGCATTCGTAGCTGTTATGGCGACAGCCACATTGTTGTTGCTTGTTACTGCAGGCATTGTCTGGTGGACTAACCGTAAAGCCGCGTCTAACCGGCTTTGA
- the uraH gene encoding hydroxyisourate hydrolase: MGKLSTHVLDITQGKPGAGVKVALYAVNDTGKKLLKNATTNQDGRCDTPLLQGDEMQAGRYELVFAAGDYFAGQGVDLPSPRFVDEVVLAFGIADATQNYHVPLVVSPWSYSTYRGS; the protein is encoded by the coding sequence ATGGGAAAACTAAGTACACATGTGTTGGATATTACGCAGGGAAAACCTGGTGCAGGCGTCAAAGTAGCGCTGTATGCCGTCAACGATACTGGCAAGAAACTACTCAAGAACGCGACTACCAATCAGGATGGTCGCTGCGATACGCCCTTGTTGCAAGGCGATGAAATGCAGGCTGGGCGCTATGAACTGGTATTTGCCGCCGGCGATTATTTTGCCGGGCAGGGGGTGGATTTGCCATCGCCGAGATTTGTTGATGAAGTTGTGCTGGCCTTCGGCATTGCAGATGCAACGCAGAATTATCACGTACCTTTGGTGGTGTCGCCCTGGTCATATTCGACTTACCGAGGTAGCTGA
- the puuE gene encoding allantoinase PuuE has protein sequence MSKQSYPRDLIGYGRKPPHALWPGHSRIALQFVLNYEEGAENSVLDGDAGSETFLSEIIGAQSFPARHMSMESLYEYGSRAGLWRLLRMFEERKIPLTIFGVARALQRNPEAVAAFRELGHEIAAHGLRWISYQNIDEATERKHIAEAVSIIRELTGSAPLGWYTGRDSPNTRRLVMEQGGFTYDADSYADDLPYWEQVAHHDANGKPVTTPQLIVPYTLDTNDMRFAALQGFNSGAQFFDYLKDAFDVLYREGDPQGLNQPKMLSVGLHCRLIGRPGRAAALARFLDYVQAHDQVWITRRIDIANHWRATHPFSI, from the coding sequence ATGAGCAAGCAATCTTACCCCCGCGATCTAATCGGTTACGGCCGCAAGCCGCCGCATGCCCTATGGCCTGGACACTCCCGCATCGCTTTGCAATTTGTCCTGAATTACGAAGAAGGCGCAGAAAACTCTGTACTCGACGGCGATGCCGGTTCAGAAACCTTTCTTTCCGAAATCATAGGCGCACAAAGTTTCCCGGCGCGCCACATGAGTATGGAATCGCTTTATGAATACGGTTCCCGTGCCGGTCTGTGGCGACTGCTACGCATGTTTGAAGAACGCAAGATACCGTTGACCATTTTCGGCGTAGCCCGCGCCTTGCAACGCAATCCTGAAGCCGTCGCCGCCTTCCGTGAACTCGGTCATGAAATCGCGGCGCATGGTTTGCGCTGGATCAGCTATCAAAACATCGATGAAGCAACCGAACGCAAACATATAGCCGAAGCTGTTTCCATCATTCGCGAACTGACTGGTAGTGCGCCGCTGGGTTGGTACACCGGTCGAGATTCTCCCAACACGCGCAGACTGGTAATGGAACAAGGTGGTTTTACCTATGACGCAGACAGCTATGCCGACGACCTGCCGTACTGGGAGCAAGTTGCCCATCACGATGCAAACGGCAAGCCGGTCACGACGCCACAACTGATCGTTCCTTACACGCTAGATACCAACGACATGCGCTTCGCCGCACTGCAAGGCTTCAACTCTGGCGCGCAATTTTTCGACTATTTGAAAGATGCGTTCGACGTCTTGTACCGCGAAGGTGATCCACAAGGATTGAACCAGCCGAAGATGCTGTCGGTCGGTCTGCATTGCCGTCTAATCGGTCGACCTGGACGTGCGGCAGCTCTGGCCCGCTTTCTGGATTACGTGCAAGCACATGATCAGGTGTGGATAACGCGTCGTATTGATATCGCCAACCATTGGCGCGCTACCCATCCGTTTTCCATCTAA
- a CDS encoding organic hydroperoxide resistance protein, whose product MSIDKVLYRAHATATGGRDGRAVSSDGVLDVKLGTPKELGGAGGAVTNPEQLFAAGYSACFLGAMKFVSAREKITFPQDATVQGNVGIGQIPTGFGIEVELEISLPGLDRKVAEALIEKAHVVCPYSNATRGNIDVTLTLV is encoded by the coding sequence ATGTCGATCGATAAAGTCCTTTACCGTGCTCACGCAACTGCAACTGGCGGTCGTGATGGTCGTGCTGTCTCATCCGATGGCGTGTTGGATGTCAAGCTGGGCACACCGAAAGAACTCGGTGGCGCAGGCGGTGCAGTTACCAATCCGGAGCAACTATTCGCCGCTGGTTATTCCGCCTGTTTTCTCGGGGCAATGAAATTTGTCTCTGCACGTGAAAAAATCACATTTCCACAAGATGCAACCGTGCAAGGCAATGTCGGCATCGGTCAAATTCCAACCGGCTTTGGTATTGAAGTTGAGCTGGAGATATCACTTCCCGGCCTGGACCGAAAAGTAGCAGAAGCATTGATTGAAAAAGCGCACGTTGTTTGCCCATATTCAAACGCAACTCGCGGCAATATCGACGTCACCTTGACTTTGGTCTGA
- a CDS encoding LysR substrate-binding domain-containing protein, translating into MSRLPDHLDIHLIRILYMLLCEKNVSRVALKLNRPQPSISASLRKLRELTGDPLLVRGARGMVPTQHGESLMKSAKRILDEAEHLFIPKTAFVPQEEARTFHIAAPDYMNTQFFTEVIARLRRESPKSHIVIHALGPETDYVRLLSDGELDLVIANWDEMPEHLHLSKLFDDPIVCLMRSDCAYARRTSAEDMTIEDYLSLPHAAPSQILPGYHGTIDSFLEKQNLQRNVVVESAHFRMLPYMVAQTDLVLTAGQQFARFYEKTLGLKSYTVPIKFPPLRFYLLWHERVHQATEHKWLRAQVSAAAKSMTK; encoded by the coding sequence ATGTCCAGGCTGCCCGATCATCTCGATATCCATCTGATTCGTATTCTTTATATGCTGCTGTGCGAAAAGAATGTCTCGCGCGTGGCATTGAAATTGAATCGTCCACAACCATCCATTTCAGCGTCCTTGCGCAAATTGCGTGAGCTGACTGGCGATCCTTTATTGGTACGTGGAGCGCGCGGCATGGTCCCGACCCAGCATGGCGAGAGCCTGATGAAGTCGGCCAAACGCATACTCGATGAAGCAGAACATCTGTTCATTCCGAAGACGGCCTTCGTGCCGCAAGAAGAAGCGCGCACCTTTCACATCGCCGCACCCGATTACATGAATACGCAATTCTTTACGGAAGTGATTGCCCGTCTGCGTCGCGAGTCGCCAAAAAGCCACATCGTCATTCATGCGCTCGGACCGGAAACAGATTACGTGCGATTGCTGTCAGATGGCGAGCTTGATCTGGTGATCGCCAACTGGGATGAAATGCCCGAGCACCTGCACCTGTCTAAACTGTTCGATGATCCTATTGTCTGCTTGATGCGCTCCGATTGTGCCTACGCGCGACGCACCAGTGCTGAAGATATGACGATAGAAGATTATCTGAGCTTGCCGCATGCAGCACCGTCACAAATTCTGCCCGGCTATCACGGCACGATCGATTCTTTTCTGGAAAAACAAAATCTGCAACGCAATGTTGTGGTGGAGTCAGCCCATTTCCGCATGCTGCCTTATATGGTGGCGCAAACGGATCTGGTATTGACTGCAGGTCAGCAATTCGCACGCTTTTACGAAAAGACGCTAGGGCTCAAAAGTTATACGGTACCGATCAAATTTCCGCCATTACGTTTTTACCTGTTGTGGCATGAACGCGTGCATCAGGCTACCGAACATAAATGGCTCAGAGCGCAAGTCAGCGCTGCCGCCAAAAGCATGACAAAGTAA
- a CDS encoding GNAT family N-acetyltransferase encodes MNQKSISPKTVTISWCTDAAKIEALTQLFVMNARTEYISHSELQGPRAETPTRWRGDLAATLREEFKITLAQNPSSADSLIAVADIDGVIAGMALVSIGNQDASTPYASLDDLIVHPDYRGAGLGHQLIVWVEQQMLARGIKRLFLESGVENHAAHRFFKTHGFQTVSVVMMKELSHE; translated from the coding sequence ATGAACCAAAAATCCATTTCTCCAAAAACTGTCACCATAAGCTGGTGTACAGACGCGGCAAAGATCGAGGCGCTTACCCAGCTCTTCGTGATGAATGCACGCACAGAATACATCTCACACTCGGAGCTGCAAGGCCCGCGTGCAGAAACGCCTACCCGCTGGCGTGGCGATCTTGCTGCAACGCTACGTGAAGAGTTCAAAATAACCCTCGCACAAAACCCATCAAGTGCAGACAGCTTGATCGCGGTTGCAGACATCGACGGCGTGATCGCCGGGATGGCGCTTGTTTCTATTGGCAATCAAGATGCGTCCACTCCTTATGCCTCGCTGGACGATCTGATCGTGCACCCGGACTATCGCGGTGCAGGTCTAGGCCATCAATTGATCGTATGGGTAGAACAGCAAATGCTGGCACGCGGCATCAAACGCCTGTTCCTTGAAAGCGGCGTAGAGAATCATGCCGCCCATCGGTTTTTCAAGACGCATGGTTTTCAAACCGTATCCGTCGTGATGATGAAGGAGCTCAGCCATGAATAA